In Janthinobacterium agaricidamnosum NBRC 102515 = DSM 9628, the DNA window AAAATGGCAAAAGGTAAATTCGAACGGACCAAGCCGCACGTCAACGTCGGCACCATCGGCCACGTCGACCACGGTAAAACCACGCTGACCGCTGCAATCGCAACGGTTCTGTCGAAAAAATTCGGCGGCGAAGCCAAAGCATACGACCAGATCGATGCGGCACCAGAAGAAAAAGCACGCGGCATTACCATCAACACCGCGCACGTTGAATACGAAACCGCCGGCCGTCACTACGCTCACGTTGACTGCCCAGGCCACGCCGACTACATCAAGAACATGATCACCGGCGCAGCGCAAATGGACGGCGCGATCCTGGTATGTTCCGCAGCTGACGGCCCAATGCCGCAAACCCGCGAACACATCCTGCTGGCCCGTCAAGTTGGCGTTCCTTACATCATCGTGTTCCTGAACAAGTGCGACCTGGTCGACGATGCTGAATTGCTGGAACTGGTAGAAATGGAAGTGCGCGAGCTGTTGTCGAAATACGACTTCCCAGGCGACGACCTGCCGATCATCAAAGGTTCGGCCCGTATGGCGCTGGAAGGCGTTGAAGGCGAAATGGGCGTGGACGCAGTGCTGCGCCTGGCCGATGCGCTGGACAGCTACATCCCGACCCCGGAACGCGCTGTCGACGGTGCTTTCCTGATGCCAGTGGAAGACGTGTTCTCGATTTCGGGTCGCGGTACCGTTGTGACCGGTCGTATCGAACGCGGCATCATCAAGGTCGGCGAAGAGATCGAAATCGTCGGCATCACCGATACCGTCAAAACGACTTGCACCGGCGTGGAAATGTTCCGCAAACTGCTGGACCAAGGTCAGGCGGGCGACAACGTTGGTCTGCTGCTGCGCGGCACCAAGCGTGAAGACGTGCAGCGTGGTCAAGTGCTGGCAAAACCAGGCTCGATCAAACCGCATGCGCACTTCACCGGCGAGATCTATGTTCTGTCGAAAGACGAAGGCGGCCGTCATACGCCGTTCTTCAACAACTATCGTCCACAGTTCTACTTCCGTACCACGGACGTGACCGGTTCGATCGAGTTGCCAGCAGACAAAGAAATGGTTATGCCAGGCGACAACGTGTCGATCACCGTCAAGCTGATCAACCCGATCGCGATGGAAGAAGGCCTGCGCTTCGCTATCCGTGAAGGCGGCCGTACCGTCGGCGCCGGCGTGGTTGCAAAAATCANNNNNCACACACTTAATTAATTAAGTGTGTGNNNNNGCCGATCTTTGCTTCTTCCAGATTCATGGCCTTGTCGTCCTACAGGAGACAAGCGTCAGTACAAGTCATGCCTGATGACCATAGCAAGTTGGTCCCACCCCTTCCCATCCCGAACAGGACCGTGAAACA includes these proteins:
- the tuf gene encoding elongation factor Tu; protein product: MAKGKFERTKPHVNVGTIGHVDHGKTTLTAAIATVLSKKFGGEAKAYDQIDAAPEEKARGITINTAHVEYETAGRHYAHVDCPGHADYIKNMITGAAQMDGAILVCSAADGPMPQTREHILLARQVGVPYIIVFLNKCDLVDDAELLELVEMEVRELLSKYDFPGDDLPIIKGSARMALEGVEGEMGVDAVLRLADALDSYIPTPERAVDGAFLMPVEDVFSISGRGTVVTGRIERGIIKVGEEIEIVGITDTVKTTCTGVEMFRKLLDQGQAGDNVGLLLRGTKREDVQRGQVLAKPGSIKPHAHFTGEIYVLSKDEGGRHTPFFNNYRPQFYFRTTDVTGSIELPADKEMVMPGDNVSITVKLINPIAMEEGLRFAIREGGRTVGAGVVAKIXXHTLN